Proteins from a single region of Candidatus Neomarinimicrobiota bacterium:
- a CDS encoding C69 family dipeptidase: MVIPAAASPDGAMYFGKNNNREPGECQLIITQPAVEHDANTLVKCTHITILQVPQRYSIVLSKPWWTWGGEMGANYQGVIIGCEALLTRDHESEPGLIGMDLVRLGLERGGTAEDALDVIISLLQSHGQGGACRYEDVSYSHDNSFIIADANEAWILETAGRHWAAKRVESGTILSSRLTLGTDYERSSYALPQYAQLRGWVKQDEEVHFADTFSCKLHTRLSLDRQLRESLLRGLSQLDRNYPHLGMMRLLRWRRSVHPGRRSKSDVALHAGGLFHRAQTTGSMVARVSPRRKDCFFTGTSAPDLSVFKPVHFGQSLDDDLQGVDLSRYHEESLWWRHEKLHRALLLAPRLIADYSKERDELERNMVTELATEKGRQLAHTRNKLREDLLKWEESWIGKVASVKSSFLALGPFAFYWKRQNRRDGIEL; the protein is encoded by the coding sequence ATGGTCATTCCTGCTGCAGCCAGCCCCGATGGTGCCATGTACTTTGGCAAGAATAACAACCGGGAGCCGGGAGAGTGCCAGCTAATCATAACGCAACCAGCTGTGGAACACGATGCTAATACTCTGGTCAAGTGCACCCACATAACCATCCTTCAAGTTCCTCAGCGCTATAGCATTGTACTCAGCAAGCCGTGGTGGACCTGGGGTGGTGAGATGGGTGCCAATTACCAGGGTGTGATTATCGGCTGTGAGGCGCTTCTCACCCGGGATCATGAATCCGAACCGGGCCTGATCGGGATGGACCTGGTACGATTGGGTCTTGAGCGCGGCGGTACGGCGGAGGATGCCCTGGACGTTATCATTTCCCTGCTCCAGAGCCATGGGCAGGGTGGGGCCTGCCGGTACGAGGATGTCTCCTATAGTCATGACAACAGTTTTATCATTGCCGACGCGAATGAGGCTTGGATATTGGAAACGGCTGGTCGGCATTGGGCGGCCAAGCGGGTCGAGAGTGGGACAATTCTCTCTTCCAGACTGACGCTGGGAACTGACTATGAGCGCAGTTCCTACGCTTTGCCCCAATATGCCCAATTGAGAGGGTGGGTGAAGCAAGATGAAGAGGTGCACTTCGCAGACACGTTTAGCTGCAAGTTGCATACTCGTTTGAGCCTTGATCGTCAACTTCGGGAGAGCCTCCTAAGGGGATTATCCCAGCTGGACCGCAATTATCCGCACCTTGGAATGATGCGGTTGCTCCGGTGGCGGAGGAGTGTTCATCCGGGGCGGAGGTCGAAGAGCGATGTGGCCCTCCATGCCGGAGGACTATTCCACCGGGCGCAGACGACCGGATCGATGGTGGCTCGGGTATCGCCGCGGCGCAAGGACTGCTTTTTTACCGGCACCTCTGCTCCCGACCTGTCGGTTTTCAAGCCCGTCCATTTTGGTCAATCGCTCGATGATGATCTTCAGGGAGTAGACCTTTCACGCTACCATGAAGAGAGTCTCTGGTGGCGGCACGAGAAATTACATAGAGCCCTGTTACTGGCTCCCCGCCTGATTGCTGATTATTCAAAGGAGCGGGACGAGCTTGAGAGAAACATGGTTACGGAGTTGGCAACCGAGAAAGGCCGTCAGCTGGCGCACACTCGCAACAAACTGCGGGAAGATCTGCTGAAGTGGGAGGAAAGCTGGATCGGGAAGGTTGCCTCTGTCAAAAGCTCTTTCCTGGCGCTAGGCCCGTTTGCATTTTACTGGAAGAGGCAGAACCGCCGGGACGGGATCGAACTCTAG